One Micromonospora craniellae genomic region harbors:
- a CDS encoding sugar transferase: MSRQPVVGCPTTNVPDDVGMSILDEQPPAVDPEHEGRVPQVTETTEVPTASTAENTDPRPDLDVTTVLPYTGSPASARTRGLRAWMLTAPVDVAALLSPLAVTQQYWRGTLMMTALTVAVFAAGGLYRARRHVSILDELPSLCGRLLASSAIVVIIAALRHDSPQYLVGFIRGMAAAAVLVLAGRLLTREIATLARRRRWVEHNAIIIGSGPTAVELARLLRRYPRYGLRFVGHVDSPSPSTSSTVPVIGTLDQLGHLVRLTECDVLIVADPDCPELVLMEILRQPTVAPCDLWAAPRLWGSRSHGDHIGAIPIVKVGDTILSGPHWALKRASDVLFAGSALLLLSPILLLCASLAFVDGGRGVFFRQERIGRHGRPFDIIKFRTMRPRNEQESQTNWSIAHDRRVSPIGRFLRRTSLDELPQLWNILKGDMSVVGPRPERPYFVEKFSAEYPSYAMRHRVPVGLTGLAQVSGLRGDTPISDRARFDNYYIENWSLWLDAKVLLRTVAEVFRGGGR, from the coding sequence ATGTCGAGGCAACCTGTCGTGGGCTGTCCGACCACGAACGTGCCCGACGACGTGGGGATGTCGATCCTGGACGAGCAGCCTCCGGCAGTAGATCCGGAGCACGAGGGCCGCGTACCGCAGGTGACCGAGACGACCGAGGTCCCGACCGCGTCGACGGCGGAGAACACCGACCCGAGGCCCGACCTCGACGTGACCACAGTGCTGCCGTATACAGGTTCCCCCGCTTCGGCCCGTACCCGGGGTCTGCGTGCGTGGATGTTGACCGCGCCGGTCGACGTCGCCGCGCTGTTGTCGCCACTCGCCGTCACTCAGCAGTACTGGCGCGGTACCCTCATGATGACCGCCCTGACGGTGGCAGTCTTCGCCGCCGGAGGGCTCTACCGCGCCCGCCGCCACGTGAGCATCCTCGACGAACTGCCGAGCCTGTGCGGCCGGCTGCTGGCCTCCTCCGCGATCGTCGTGATCATCGCGGCGCTGCGCCACGACTCCCCGCAGTACCTCGTCGGGTTCATTCGCGGCATGGCCGCCGCCGCCGTCCTGGTGCTGGCCGGACGCCTGCTCACCCGGGAGATCGCCACCCTGGCCCGCCGTCGCCGCTGGGTGGAGCACAACGCCATCATCATCGGCAGCGGTCCCACCGCTGTGGAGCTGGCCCGGTTGCTGCGCCGATACCCCCGTTACGGGCTGCGGTTCGTCGGGCACGTCGACAGCCCGTCACCGTCGACCTCGTCCACGGTGCCCGTGATCGGGACGCTCGACCAGCTCGGGCACCTGGTCCGGCTGACCGAGTGCGACGTGTTGATCGTCGCCGATCCGGACTGTCCCGAACTGGTGCTGATGGAGATCCTCCGGCAGCCGACGGTCGCCCCCTGCGACCTGTGGGCGGCCCCCCGGCTCTGGGGCTCCCGGTCCCACGGCGACCACATCGGCGCCATCCCGATCGTCAAGGTGGGCGACACCATCCTCTCCGGGCCGCACTGGGCACTCAAGCGCGCCTCCGACGTGCTCTTCGCCGGCTCGGCCCTGCTGTTGCTCAGCCCGATTCTGCTGCTCTGCGCCTCGCTCGCGTTCGTCGACGGCGGACGCGGCGTCTTCTTCCGGCAGGAACGCATCGGCCGGCACGGTCGGCCCTTCGACATCATCAAGTTCCGCACAATGCGACCGCGCAACGAGCAGGAGTCGCAGACCAACTGGTCGATCGCGCACGACCGGCGGGTCTCCCCGATCGGGCGTTTCCTCCGGCGTACGTCCCTGGACGAACTGCCTCAGCTCTGGAACATCCTCAAGGGCGACATGAGTGTGGTCGGGCCGCGTCCCGAGCGCCCATACTTCGTGGAGAAGTTCTCCGCCGAGTATCCCAGCTATGCCATGCGTCACCGGGTGCCGGTGGGTCTCACCGGCCTTGCACAGGTCAGCGGCCTGCGAGGCGACACGCCGATCTCCGATCGAGCCCGCTTCGACAACTACTACATCGAGAACTGGTCACTGTGGCTGGACGCCAAGGTGCTCCTGCGGACCGTGGCCGAGGTGTTCCGCGGTGGTGGTCGCTGA